A single Halarcobacter anaerophilus DNA region contains:
- the aspA gene encoding aspartate ammonia-lyase has product MTKRMEHDLIGDREISEKVYYGVQTLRAKENFNITGITLSQFPAFITSLVKVKKSCALANYELGLLEENKKNAICEACDEIMDGALHEEFVVDMIQGGAGTSINMNANEVIANRGLEILGHKKGEYAFLHPNNDVNKSQSTNDSYPTAFRIALYEKIYELVDAMTILKNSLGKKSKEFKDIIKMGRTQLQDAVPMTLGQEFHSFSTMIEEDIQRLLEAQQLVREMNLGATAIGTGINSHPEYAHLVEEKLQDVTGRPFKTAKDLVEATQDTGAYVQISGVLKRIATKISKICNDLRLLSSGPRAGLNEINLPAMQPGSSIMPGKVNPVIPEVVNQVAFQVIGADVTITLASEGGQLQLNVFEPVIAFNLFNSINMMKNAFETLANKCIDGITANKEHCKNLVVNSIGLVTALNPHIGYENSTSVAKEALDSGQSVYDIVLKRGLLTKEELEDIIKPENMIKPRLIK; this is encoded by the coding sequence ATGACTAAAAGAATGGAACATGACTTAATTGGAGATAGAGAAATCTCAGAAAAAGTCTATTATGGTGTGCAAACATTAAGAGCAAAAGAGAACTTCAATATTACAGGAATTACTCTTTCTCAATTCCCTGCATTTATAACTTCTCTTGTAAAAGTGAAAAAATCTTGTGCATTGGCAAATTATGAATTGGGTTTACTTGAAGAGAACAAAAAAAATGCAATTTGTGAAGCTTGTGATGAGATTATGGACGGTGCTTTGCACGAAGAGTTTGTTGTTGATATGATCCAAGGCGGAGCCGGAACTTCTATCAATATGAATGCAAATGAAGTTATTGCAAACAGAGGACTTGAAATCTTAGGTCACAAAAAAGGTGAATATGCTTTTTTACATCCAAACAATGATGTAAATAAATCACAATCTACAAATGACTCATATCCTACAGCATTTAGAATTGCTTTATATGAAAAAATTTACGAACTTGTAGATGCAATGACTATTTTGAAAAATTCTTTAGGTAAAAAATCAAAAGAGTTCAAAGATATCATTAAAATGGGTAGAACTCAACTTCAAGATGCTGTACCTATGACATTGGGACAAGAGTTTCACTCATTCTCTACAATGATTGAAGAGGATATTCAAAGATTACTTGAAGCCCAACAATTAGTAAGAGAGATGAATCTTGGTGCTACTGCAATCGGAACAGGTATCAACTCACATCCTGAATATGCACATTTAGTAGAAGAAAAACTTCAAGATGTTACGGGAAGACCGTTTAAAACTGCAAAAGATTTAGTTGAAGCTACACAAGATACAGGAGCTTATGTACAAATCTCAGGAGTATTAAAAAGAATTGCGACAAAAATTTCAAAAATTTGTAATGATTTAAGACTTCTAAGCAGTGGACCAAGAGCCGGTTTAAATGAGATTAACCTTCCTGCAATGCAACCTGGTTCATCAATTATGCCTGGTAAAGTTAACCCTGTTATTCCTGAAGTTGTAAATCAAGTTGCATTTCAAGTTATCGGTGCAGATGTAACAATTACATTGGCTAGTGAAGGCGGTCAATTACAACTTAATGTATTTGAACCTGTAATTGCTTTTAACTTATTTAATTCAATTAATATGATGAAAAATGCTTTTGAAACATTAGCGAATAAATGTATTGACGGAATTACTGCAAATAAAGAGCATTGTAAAAATCTTGTTGTTAATTCTATCGGGCTGGTAACTGCTCTTAATCCGCATATCGGTTATGAAAACTCAACTTCAGTGGCTAAAGAAGCATTAGATAGCGGACAATCAGTATACGACATTGTTTTAAAAAGAGGTCTTTTAACAAAAGAAGAGCTTGAAGATATTATCAAACCTGAAAATATGATTAAACCAAGATTAATCAAATAA
- a CDS encoding fumarate hydratase, translated as MKKITEKDIQQSIADAIQYISYYHPEDFVKGMVEAYEKEKSEAAKNAIGQILINSKMCAMGHRPLCQDTGSVNVFIKVGTKADLDIQNELEDIINAGVAQGYTDPDNTLRYSIVSDPAGERKNTKNNTPAVIHYSVNNSDKIEITVAAKGGGSENKSKFTVLNPSDSIYDWVMENVAHMGAGWCPPGILGIGIGGNPEKAMLMAKESLMGHLDIHELKARGPKNAVEELRLKLYEDINKLGMGAQGLGGITTVLDVKILDYPCHAASKPVAMIPNCAATRHIEFELDGNGPATFNKPDLDLWPDIELPMDTIKRVNIEDLTKENLSQFKSGDTLLLSGKILTARDAAHKKIVEYKNAGKPLPNGVDLKDRFIYYVGPVDPVGNEVVGPAGPTTSTRMDKFTKDMMEIGIMGMIGKAERKQPTIDLIKEYKSMYLIATGGAAYLISQSIKGAKVLAFEEMGMEAIYEFEVKDMPVTVAVDTEGNSIHTTGPKKWRTI; from the coding sequence ATGAAAAAAATTACAGAGAAAGATATTCAACAAAGTATCGCAGACGCAATACAATATATATCGTACTACCATCCGGAAGATTTCGTAAAAGGGATGGTAGAAGCATATGAGAAAGAGAAAAGTGAAGCAGCAAAAAATGCAATCGGACAAATATTAATAAACTCAAAAATGTGTGCAATGGGACATAGACCTCTTTGCCAAGATACAGGAAGTGTAAACGTATTTATAAAAGTAGGTACAAAAGCAGACCTTGATATCCAAAATGAGTTAGAAGATATTATAAACGCAGGTGTAGCACAAGGATATACAGATCCTGATAATACACTAAGATACTCAATCGTAAGTGATCCTGCAGGGGAGAGAAAAAATACAAAAAATAATACTCCTGCTGTTATTCATTATAGTGTAAATAACTCAGATAAAATAGAGATAACAGTTGCAGCAAAAGGTGGAGGAAGTGAAAATAAATCAAAATTCACTGTTTTAAATCCATCTGATAGTATTTATGACTGGGTTATGGAAAATGTAGCACATATGGGAGCAGGATGGTGTCCTCCTGGAATTTTAGGTATCGGTATCGGTGGAAATCCCGAAAAAGCAATGCTAATGGCAAAAGAGTCTTTAATGGGTCATTTAGATATTCATGAACTTAAAGCAAGAGGTCCTAAAAACGCAGTTGAAGAGTTAAGACTTAAACTATATGAAGATATTAATAAACTAGGTATGGGAGCTCAAGGATTAGGTGGTATTACAACCGTACTTGATGTTAAAATCTTAGATTATCCCTGTCACGCGGCATCTAAACCTGTAGCTATGATTCCAAACTGTGCAGCTACTAGACATATAGAGTTTGAATTAGACGGAAACGGACCTGCTACGTTTAATAAACCGGATTTAGATCTATGGCCAGATATTGAATTACCAATGGATACAATTAAAAGAGTAAATATTGAAGATTTAACAAAAGAGAACTTGTCTCAATTTAAATCAGGAGATACATTACTTCTATCAGGAAAAATCTTAACAGCAAGAGATGCAGCACATAAAAAAATAGTTGAATATAAAAATGCAGGTAAACCGCTACCAAACGGAGTAGATTTAAAAGATAGATTTATCTATTATGTCGGACCTGTTGATCCTGTAGGTAATGAAGTAGTTGGACCTGCGGGACCTACAACATCAACAAGAATGGATAAATTTACTAAAGATATGATGGAAATCGGAATCATGGGAATGATTGGAAAAGCAGAGAGAAAACAACCTACAATTGATTTAATCAAAGAGTATAAATCAATGTATTTAATTGCAACAGGCGGAGCTGCTTATTTAATTTCACAATCTATTAAAGGTGCTAAAGTTCTTGCATTTGAAGAGATGGGAATGGAAGCTATTTACGAGTTTGAGGTTAAAGATATGCCTGTTACGGTTGCCGTTGACACTGAGGGTAACTCTATTCATACTACAGGTCCTAAAAAATGGAGAACTATTTAA
- a CDS encoding fumarate reductase iron-sulfur subunit — translation MARELTIRVLRYNPQDKNELRAYFQEYKIKEADSMTIYLALTQIRETMDAGLSFDFVCRAGICGSCAMMINGRPRLACRTLTKDLPQEIVLLPLPTFKLIKDLSVNTGEWMDAMSKRVESWIHSSKEIDISNIEEPIEPEVADAVFELDRCIECGCCVAGCGTKLIKEDFVGAVGLNRIARFECDPHDERDAEDYYELVGDDNGIFGCMTLLGCEDTCPKHLPLQNKIAYMRRKLATVKGS, via the coding sequence ATGGCTAGAGAATTAACAATAAGAGTTCTTAGATATAACCCGCAAGATAAGAATGAGCTAAGAGCTTATTTCCAAGAATATAAAATCAAAGAAGCAGATAGTATGACAATCTATCTTGCTCTTACACAAATCAGAGAAACCATGGATGCAGGTCTTAGTTTTGACTTTGTTTGCAGAGCAGGTATTTGCGGAAGTTGTGCAATGATGATTAACGGTCGACCTAGACTTGCTTGTAGAACATTAACAAAAGATTTACCCCAAGAGATTGTATTACTTCCTCTTCCTACTTTTAAACTTATAAAAGATTTATCTGTTAATACAGGGGAATGGATGGATGCAATGAGTAAAAGAGTCGAATCATGGATTCACTCTTCAAAAGAGATTGATATTTCAAACATTGAAGAACCTATAGAACCGGAAGTTGCAGATGCCGTATTTGAACTTGACAGATGTATTGAGTGCGGTTGTTGTGTAGCAGGTTGCGGAACAAAACTTATTAAAGAAGATTTCGTCGGAGCTGTAGGATTAAACAGAATTGCAAGATTTGAATGTGATCCCCATGATGAAAGAGATGCAGAAGATTATTATGAATTAGTTGGTGATGATAACGGTATTTTTGGATGTATGACACTTCTTGGTTGTGAAGATACTTGTCCAAAACATCTTCCTTTACAAAATAAAATTGCATATATGAGAAGAAAATTAGCAACAGTAAAAGGTTCATAA
- a CDS encoding fumarate reductase flavoprotein subunit gives MKIKYCDALVIGGGLAGLRSAVAAAKKGLSTTVLSLVPVKRSHSAAAQGGMQASLGNAKMSEGDNEDVHFADTVKGSDWGCDQEVARMFVTTAPKAIRELASWGVPWTRIKKGNHEAVINTKRTTIFEEDNKHGLINSRDFGGTKKWRTCYTSDATGHTMLFAVANESLKLNVNIEDRKEAIALIHENNRCYGAVVRDLITGEIAAYVAKGTLIATGGYGRIFEITTNAVICEGIGTAIALETGVAKLGNMEAVQFHPTPLFPSGILLTEGCRGDGGVLRDKDGHRFMPDYEPEKKDLASRDVVSRRMVEHMRKGKGVESPYGTHLWLDISILGREHIEKNLRDVQEICEYFAGIDPADEGRKGWAPVHPMQHYSMGGIRTKPTGESQTLNGLFSAGEAACWDMHGFNRLGGNSVSETVVAGMIVGNYFADYCIANQVDIKTEVIEKFVFEKEAYMKELVSKDSGEDVFRIKNRMKKIMQEHVGIFRDGNGLLSAVTELEQLYIKSQNVAVKNKQLSANPELEEAYRVPMMLKVALCVAKGALDRTESRGAHTREDYPKRDDENWLKRTLTSWKDGNTMPTVEYEPLDIMKMEIPPGFRGYGAKGNLIENPLSAKRQLEVDHIKEEMESKEKDRYEIQDALMPFELQEEYKKRNVRLGD, from the coding sequence ATGAAAATTAAATATTGTGATGCATTAGTTATAGGTGGCGGATTAGCAGGATTACGTTCTGCGGTTGCAGCTGCTAAAAAAGGTTTAAGTACAACGGTTTTGAGTCTTGTTCCGGTAAAAAGATCTCATAGTGCCGCAGCACAAGGCGGTATGCAAGCCTCATTAGGTAATGCAAAAATGAGTGAAGGTGATAATGAAGATGTTCACTTTGCGGATACCGTAAAAGGTTCGGACTGGGGATGTGATCAAGAAGTAGCAAGAATGTTTGTTACAACAGCACCAAAAGCAATTAGAGAGTTGGCTTCTTGGGGTGTTCCTTGGACAAGAATAAAAAAAGGAAACCATGAAGCAGTCATCAATACAAAAAGAACAACAATTTTTGAAGAAGATAATAAACACGGACTTATCAATTCAAGAGACTTCGGCGGTACAAAAAAATGGAGAACCTGTTATACTTCCGATGCTACAGGTCATACAATGCTTTTTGCCGTTGCAAATGAGTCTTTAAAATTAAATGTAAATATCGAAGATAGAAAAGAAGCAATCGCTTTAATTCATGAAAACAATAGATGTTACGGTGCAGTTGTAAGAGATTTAATCACAGGTGAAATTGCAGCATATGTTGCAAAAGGAACTTTAATAGCAACAGGTGGTTACGGAAGAATTTTTGAAATTACTACGAATGCAGTAATTTGTGAAGGTATCGGTACTGCTATTGCTTTAGAAACAGGTGTTGCAAAATTAGGAAATATGGAAGCAGTTCAATTTCACCCAACTCCACTTTTCCCATCAGGTATTCTATTAACTGAAGGTTGTAGAGGAGACGGTGGAGTTCTAAGAGATAAAGACGGACACAGATTTATGCCTGATTATGAGCCGGAGAAAAAAGACCTTGCAAGTAGAGACGTTGTATCTAGAAGAATGGTTGAACATATGAGAAAAGGTAAAGGTGTAGAATCTCCTTACGGTACACACCTTTGGCTTGATATCTCAATTTTAGGTAGAGAACATATTGAAAAGAATTTAAGAGACGTACAAGAGATTTGTGAATACTTTGCCGGTATTGACCCGGCAGATGAAGGAAGAAAAGGTTGGGCACCGGTTCACCCAATGCAACACTACTCTATGGGTGGTATTAGAACTAAACCAACAGGTGAATCACAAACTTTAAATGGACTATTTAGTGCCGGTGAAGCTGCTTGTTGGGATATGCACGGATTTAACAGACTTGGCGGTAACTCAGTTTCTGAAACTGTTGTTGCAGGTATGATTGTCGGTAACTATTTTGCTGATTATTGTATTGCGAACCAAGTAGATATTAAAACAGAAGTTATTGAAAAATTTGTTTTTGAAAAAGAAGCATACATGAAAGAACTTGTATCAAAAGATTCAGGTGAAGATGTGTTTAGAATCAAAAACAGAATGAAAAAAATCATGCAAGAACATGTTGGTATCTTTAGAGATGGGAATGGACTTTTAAGTGCAGTTACTGAACTTGAACAACTTTATATCAAATCTCAAAATGTTGCTGTCAAAAATAAACAATTATCAGCAAACCCTGAACTTGAAGAAGCATATAGAGTTCCAATGATGCTTAAAGTTGCACTTTGTGTAGCTAAAGGTGCACTTGACAGAACTGAATCAAGAGGAGCTCATACAAGAGAAGATTATCCAAAAAGAGATGATGAAAACTGGTTAAAAAGAACACTTACTTCATGGAAAGATGGAAATACTATGCCGACAGTTGAGTATGAGCCGTTAGATATTATGAAAATGGAAATTCCTCCCGGATTTAGAGGATACGGAGCAAAAGGTAATTTAATAGAAAATCCTTTAAGTGCAAAAAGACAACTAGAAGTTGACCATATAAAAGAAGAGATGGAATCAAAAGAAAAAGACAGATATGAAATCCAAGATGCACTTATGCCGTTTGAATTACAAGAAGAGTATAAAAAAAGAAATGTAAGATTAGGAGATTAA
- a CDS encoding fumarate reductase cytochrome b subunit: MEKIIEAFTGTDPEGKKSRIPAKLDKALTATGVALAIFMMAHMFFVSTILFGEKAMYTVTKMFELNFIFDEGLPFIVSIFVAAVTVIFIVHAILGIRKFPISYRAYLRIREHAKMMKHTDTSMWMFQWISGLIMMFAAMIHLYIMFTQPENIGPYSSSHRVVSEHMWLLYMVLLICVELHGSIGLYRAAMKWGWFDGENPKENRKKMIKAKKIISFFFLVLGAFTLLAYIKIGIERADHVPMKYNPNNSIEIIKR, translated from the coding sequence ATGGAGAAAATTATAGAAGCCTTTACTGGTACAGATCCAGAAGGTAAAAAAAGTAGAATTCCTGCAAAACTGGACAAAGCGTTGACAGCTACAGGAGTTGCTCTTGCAATTTTTATGATGGCACATATGTTTTTTGTATCCACAATTCTTTTTGGTGAAAAAGCTATGTATACAGTTACAAAGATGTTTGAACTGAACTTTATTTTTGATGAAGGCTTACCTTTTATCGTAAGTATTTTTGTTGCAGCAGTAACTGTGATTTTTATTGTACATGCAATACTTGGAATACGAAAATTTCCTATTTCTTATCGTGCCTATCTTAGAATAAGAGAACATGCAAAGATGATGAAACATACAGATACTTCAATGTGGATGTTTCAATGGATTAGTGGTCTTATTATGATGTTTGCGGCAATGATTCATTTGTATATTATGTTTACTCAACCGGAGAATATAGGTCCATATTCAAGCTCACATAGAGTTGTTAGTGAACATATGTGGCTTTTATATATGGTTTTATTAATTTGCGTGGAACTTCACGGGTCAATAGGACTTTATAGAGCTGCAATGAAATGGGGCTGGTTTGATGGAGAAAATCCAAAAGAGAACAGAAAAAAAATGATTAAAGCAAAAAAAATCATCAGCTTTTTCTTTTTGGTCTTAGGAGCATTTACTCTTTTAGCTTATATTAAAATAGGTATTGAAAGAGCCGATCATGTACCTATGAAATATAATCCAAATAATTCAATAGAAATAATTAAAAGATGA
- a CDS encoding alanine/glycine:cation symporter family protein, with translation MEILDKFISQASGFVWGIPMLVLLVGTGLFLTIRLKGMQFWALGHAIKLIFHKEKSAKGDISHFQALMTALAATVGIGNIVGVATAITFGGPGAVFWMWITGLVGMATKYSEAILAVKYRQKGKNGYKGGPMYYLAEGLKMPKLAFAFALFTVVASFGIGNMTQSNAVANAMSSQFNTPTWVTGIILLTITSFVIIGGIKSIGKTTSFLIPFMIIAYVLTSLIIIITNYDKVGDAFYLIFYHAFNPIAAGGGFAGAAVAAAIRYGIARGVFSNESGLGSAPIAAAAAKTNDPVKQALVSMTQTFIDTLVVCTMTAVIILMAPVWTTGGSAGELTLKSFQFFLGDFGSIIIVIATILFGYSTILGWSYYGERAFEYIFGDKSIKVYRIVFVSFIVVGAMTELKLVWNFSDLANGLMAIPNLIALLLLSKVVSEETNRYFKN, from the coding sequence ATGGAAATATTAGATAAATTTATATCTCAAGCTTCAGGCTTCGTATGGGGAATTCCCATGCTTGTTCTTCTTGTGGGAACAGGATTATTTTTAACAATTCGTTTAAAAGGTATGCAGTTTTGGGCATTAGGTCATGCAATAAAACTGATTTTTCATAAAGAAAAAAGTGCAAAAGGTGATATCTCCCATTTTCAAGCACTTATGACGGCACTTGCCGCAACAGTGGGAATAGGAAATATTGTCGGAGTTGCAACGGCAATTACTTTCGGTGGTCCAGGAGCAGTCTTTTGGATGTGGATTACGGGTTTGGTCGGAATGGCGACAAAATATTCAGAAGCAATATTAGCCGTAAAATATAGACAAAAAGGTAAAAACGGCTATAAAGGCGGACCTATGTATTATCTTGCAGAGGGATTAAAAATGCCCAAACTTGCCTTTGCCTTTGCACTTTTTACAGTAGTTGCTTCTTTCGGTATAGGGAATATGACCCAATCAAACGCAGTTGCAAACGCAATGAGTTCACAGTTTAATACTCCTACTTGGGTTACGGGGATTATTCTTCTTACTATTACTTCTTTTGTTATAATAGGCGGTATTAAATCAATAGGAAAAACAACCTCTTTTTTAATTCCTTTTATGATAATTGCTTATGTTCTTACCTCTTTAATAATTATTATTACAAACTATGACAAAGTAGGTGATGCTTTTTATCTTATTTTTTACCATGCTTTTAATCCTATTGCAGCAGGAGGAGGTTTTGCAGGTGCGGCAGTTGCGGCAGCTATTAGATACGGTATTGCAAGAGGTGTATTTTCAAATGAATCAGGTTTGGGTTCTGCTCCTATTGCAGCAGCTGCGGCTAAAACAAACGATCCCGTAAAACAAGCTCTTGTATCTATGACTCAAACTTTTATTGATACTTTGGTTGTTTGTACAATGACTGCCGTTATTATTTTAATGGCTCCCGTTTGGACAACAGGAGGAAGTGCAGGAGAACTTACTTTAAAAAGTTTTCAATTCTTTTTAGGAGATTTTGGATCAATAATAATAGTAATTGCGACAATTCTTTTTGGATATTCAACGATTCTTGGTTGGTCATATTACGGAGAAAGAGCCTTTGAGTATATTTTCGGAGATAAATCAATCAAAGTTTACAGAATTGTTTTTGTCAGTTTTATTGTAGTCGGAGCCATGACAGAACTTAAACTTGTATGGAACTTCTCTGATTTGGCAAATGGATTAATGGCAATTCCAAACTTAATCGCACTTCTACTTCTTTCTAAAGTAGTATCTGAAGAGACAAACAGATATTTCAAAAATTAG
- the trxB gene encoding thioredoxin-disulfide reductase, with protein sequence MLDLAIIGGGPAGLTAGLYATRGGLKDVTMFEMGMPGGQITGSSEIENYPGQGEIMSGMDLMQNWPEQCQKFGLKHEMSQVSRVTKNGDIFTVTTSDGKTQEAKSVLLATGSVPRKAGFKGENEFFGRGISTCATCDGFFYKNKEVALVGGGDSALEEAVYLSKICSKVYLVHRRDTYRAAPSTIEHMKACENIEEVTNVTVEEVYGDASGVTGLKVKSKESGEIRDLAVPGVFVFVGRDVLNEPLKQEDGSFLCDLDEQGQVIVDLKMKTSVPGLYAAGDVRIDAAKQVVCAAGDGATAAVNIIEYLG encoded by the coding sequence ATGTTAGATTTAGCAATTATTGGTGGAGGTCCTGCCGGACTTACTGCAGGTTTATACGCAACTAGAGGTGGTTTAAAAGATGTAACTATGTTTGAAATGGGTATGCCAGGCGGTCAAATTACAGGAAGTTCGGAAATTGAAAACTATCCGGGACAAGGTGAGATAATGTCAGGTATGGATTTAATGCAAAACTGGCCTGAACAATGCCAAAAATTCGGTTTGAAACATGAAATGAGTCAAGTAAGCAGAGTAACTAAAAACGGAGATATCTTCACTGTTACAACTTCTGACGGGAAAACACAAGAAGCAAAATCAGTTCTTCTAGCAACGGGTTCAGTTCCAAGAAAAGCCGGATTTAAAGGTGAAAATGAGTTTTTCGGTAGAGGAATTTCAACTTGTGCAACTTGTGACGGATTTTTCTATAAAAATAAAGAAGTAGCATTAGTAGGCGGTGGTGATTCTGCTTTGGAAGAGGCAGTTTATTTATCAAAAATTTGTTCTAAAGTATATTTAGTTCATAGAAGAGATACTTATAGAGCAGCGCCAAGTACAATAGAACATATGAAAGCTTGTGAAAACATAGAAGAAGTGACAAATGTAACTGTAGAAGAGGTTTACGGAGATGCTTCGGGAGTTACGGGTCTTAAAGTAAAAAGCAAAGAGTCAGGGGAAATTAGAGATTTAGCAGTTCCCGGTGTTTTTGTTTTTGTCGGAAGAGATGTATTAAATGAACCTTTAAAACAAGAAGACGGTTCTTTTCTTTGCGATTTAGATGAGCAAGGACAAGTTATTGTTGATTTAAAAATGAAAACATCGGTTCCGGGACTATATGCGGCAGGTGATGTTAGAATTGATGCAGCAAAACAAGTTGTATGTGCAGCGGGTGACGGTGCAACAGCAGCTGTAAATATAATTGAATATTTAGGATAA
- the dapB gene encoding 4-hydroxy-tetrahydrodipicolinate reductase, which yields MINVGILGSTGRVGSLLIDDLELDQEANLSACHVVNKLKKSVPEGTVVTNDIRTLIDSCDVVIDFSAPAATQSLLEEVVENGGKPLVIATTGFNKHQQNLLIEASKIVPVLYATNMSLGIAVLNKLVSLASKALRDFDCEIVEQHHRYKVDSPSGTALTLAEHAARARDLDLDTVRVSGRDGVIGARTKDEIGVMSLRGGDIVGKHTVGLYNDGEFIELHHTATSRNTFSKGAIKAAKWLINQEAGLYSINDCLGL from the coding sequence ATGATTAATGTAGGTATTCTGGGAAGTACAGGAAGAGTAGGTTCACTTTTAATTGATGATTTAGAACTTGATCAAGAGGCAAATTTGTCTGCTTGTCATGTTGTAAACAAACTAAAGAAGAGTGTTCCTGAAGGAACTGTCGTAACAAATGATATAAGAACTTTAATAGATTCTTGTGATGTTGTAATTGATTTTTCTGCTCCTGCGGCTACTCAAAGCCTACTAGAAGAAGTTGTAGAAAACGGTGGAAAACCGTTGGTAATTGCTACAACAGGTTTTAATAAACATCAGCAAAACCTCCTTATAGAAGCTTCAAAAATTGTTCCTGTTTTATATGCGACAAATATGAGTTTGGGAATTGCAGTTTTAAATAAATTGGTATCTCTTGCAAGTAAAGCTTTAAGAGATTTCGATTGTGAAATTGTGGAACAGCATCATAGATACAAGGTTGATTCACCTTCAGGTACGGCATTGACTCTAGCAGAACATGCCGCACGTGCAAGAGATTTGGATTTAGATACGGTAAGAGTATCAGGTAGAGACGGTGTAATCGGCGCTAGAACAAAAGATGAGATAGGCGTGATGAGTTTAAGAGGTGGAGATATTGTAGGGAAACATACGGTTGGTCTTTACAATGACGGTGAATTTATAGAGCTTCATCATACTGCAACTTCAAGAAACACTTTTTCAAAAGGTGCTATAAAAGCTGCTAAATGGTTAATAAACCAAGAAGCCGGTTTATATTCAATCAATGACTGTTTAGGTTTATAA
- the purF gene encoding amidophosphoribosyltransferase — protein sequence MCAIVGIYGNENAARLASLALFSMQHRGQEATGISSSCEGKIYTKKDRGLVSEVFNNKALEYLKGDMAIGHNRYSTAGSDSILDAQPVFAKYKLGEISIVHNGNLINKEEVRKELIDNGAIFQTGMDTENLIHLIAKNSKDRLRDRIVEALQKTIGAYCFIIQSRNKQFVIRDRYGIRPLSLGRLKSGGYIVSSETCAFELVDAEFIRDIRPGEMLIFSKKSDEPESIQLFEPEFRPCAFEYVYFARPDSVIDGKNVYMTRENMGKTLARNDKNSHIKADMVIPVPDSGVPAALGYSQESGVPFKYGIIRNHYVGRTFIEPTQEMRNMKVKMKLSPMRSLIEGKSLLVIDDSVVRGTTSKRIVRMLKEAGAKEVHFRVASPEIKFPNFYGIDTPNQDELISHRMTKDEICEYIEADSLEYLSIQDLVDSIGNDRHYALESFDGDYFVTK from the coding sequence ATGTGTGCAATAGTTGGAATTTACGGTAATGAGAATGCTGCGAGATTAGCCTCTTTGGCTCTTTTTTCTATGCAGCACAGAGGACAAGAAGCAACAGGAATTTCATCTTCTTGTGAAGGTAAAATTTATACAAAAAAAGATAGAGGTTTGGTTTCTGAAGTTTTTAATAACAAAGCTTTAGAATATTTAAAAGGGGATATGGCAATAGGGCATAATAGATACTCTACTGCAGGAAGCGATTCTATTTTGGATGCACAGCCTGTATTTGCAAAATATAAGCTGGGTGAAATATCTATAGTTCATAACGGAAATTTAATTAATAAAGAAGAAGTTAGAAAAGAGCTTATAGACAATGGTGCAATTTTTCAAACAGGTATGGATACGGAAAATCTTATTCATTTAATCGCTAAAAATTCGAAAGATAGATTAAGAGATAGAATAGTAGAAGCTCTACAAAAAACTATCGGAGCATATTGTTTTATTATTCAATCAAGAAATAAACAGTTTGTAATAAGAGATAGATACGGAATCAGACCTCTGTCTTTAGGAAGATTAAAATCAGGGGGTTATATAGTTTCAAGTGAAACTTGCGCTTTTGAATTAGTTGATGCTGAATTTATAAGAGATATAAGACCGGGAGAGATGTTGATTTTCTCTAAAAAAAGCGATGAACCTGAATCTATTCAACTTTTTGAACCTGAGTTTAGACCTTGCGCTTTTGAATATGTATATTTTGCAAGACCTGATTCTGTAATTGACGGTAAAAATGTTTATATGACAAGAGAAAATATGGGGAAAACTCTTGCAAGAAATGATAAAAACAGCCATATAAAAGCCGATATGGTTATACCTGTTCCAGATTCGGGAGTTCCTGCAGCACTTGGATATTCGCAAGAAAGCGGAGTACCTTTTAAATACGGAATTATCAGAAATCATTATGTGGGAAGAACTTTTATTGAACCTACTCAAGAGATGAGAAATATGAAAGTCAAGATGAAACTATCTCCCATGAGATCATTAATTGAGGGTAAATCTCTGCTTGTAATCGATGATTCTGTTGTAAGAGGAACTACTTCAAAAAGAATAGTTAGAATGTTAAAAGAAGCAGGAGCCAAAGAGGTACATTTCAGAGTTGCAAGTCCTGAAATAAAATTCCCTAATTTTTACGGAATCGATACTCCAAATCAAGATGAACTTATCTCCCATAGAATGACAAAAGATGAAATCTGTGAATATATTGAAGCAGATAGTTTGGAATATCTATCTATTCAAGACTTAGTAGATTCTATAGGAAACGACAGACATTACGCATTAGAAAGTTTTGACGGTGACTATTTCGTTACAAAATAA